Proteins co-encoded in one Afipia sp. P52-10 genomic window:
- the prmC gene encoding peptide chain release factor N(5)-glutamine methyltransferase: MSASTLAALTLDAARRELARQFRDAGLDSPELDARLLVGAATGLDLTGLATAATRTLQADEAVRLAAFADRRHAHEPVARILGEKEFWGLSLTLSAETLVPRADTETVVEAALELIRSAGPIDPPRIADIGTGSGAILLALLSELPDATGIGTDISAGALKTAQANAEKLALAARARFIPCDYTDKLEGPFDLIVSNPPYIKRGEIAHLAAEVREHDPRRALDGGSDGLVAYRAIAPEIARLLEPGGAFAIEVGQGQADEVADLMQSMGLHTIRPHRHDLSGIPRVVWGRKPVS, encoded by the coding sequence GTGAGCGCCTCCACCCTTGCCGCCCTGACCCTCGACGCCGCACGGCGCGAACTCGCCCGCCAGTTCAGAGATGCGGGTCTCGACAGCCCCGAACTCGACGCCCGCCTGCTGGTCGGTGCCGCGACCGGGCTTGATCTCACCGGCCTCGCCACCGCCGCCACCCGCACGCTGCAGGCCGACGAAGCCGTACGCCTCGCAGCCTTCGCAGACCGGCGCCACGCGCACGAGCCGGTGGCACGCATTCTTGGTGAGAAGGAGTTCTGGGGACTGTCGTTGACGCTGTCGGCGGAAACGCTGGTACCGCGGGCGGACACCGAGACCGTGGTCGAAGCTGCGCTCGAGTTGATCCGCTCCGCAGGACCGATCGATCCGCCACGCATCGCCGATATCGGCACCGGATCCGGCGCGATCCTGCTGGCCCTGTTGAGCGAACTGCCTGACGCGACCGGCATCGGCACCGACATCTCGGCCGGTGCGTTGAAGACGGCGCAGGCGAACGCCGAGAAGCTCGCTCTCGCTGCGCGGGCACGCTTCATCCCCTGCGACTACACCGATAAGCTCGAAGGGCCGTTCGACCTGATCGTTTCGAATCCGCCCTATATCAAGCGCGGGGAGATCGCTCACCTGGCGGCGGAGGTACGCGAGCACGATCCCCGCCGTGCGCTTGATGGCGGCAGCGATGGCCTCGTCGCCTATCGTGCGATAGCCCCGGAGATCGCACGCCTGCTCGAGCCAGGCGGCGCGTTCGCGATCGAGGTCGGCCAGGGCCAGGCCGACGAGGTGGCGGATTTGATGCAAAGCATGGGACTGCATACGATTCGGCCGCATCGCCACGATCTGAGCGGAATTCCACGCGTGGTCTGGGGCCGGAAACCGGTCAGTTAG
- a CDS encoding PH domain-containing protein, with protein sequence MGRYIDDILQPGEKVLYSTTIHWIVYLPALLAWVVAVVFFALQRGAVTDGLNILWLALSLVSMLIALYWTVRAWFRRWTTETDVTNFRVVHKEGFIQRRTFEMNLDKVESVDVTQSIPGRLLNYGDVLIRGVGEGDKDIRMIGSPLQFRNHITVR encoded by the coding sequence ATGGGGCGTTATATCGACGATATCCTGCAGCCCGGCGAGAAGGTGCTCTACTCCACCACCATCCACTGGATCGTCTACCTGCCGGCGCTGCTGGCCTGGGTGGTTGCGGTCGTCTTTTTCGCGCTTCAGCGCGGGGCGGTGACGGACGGGCTGAACATCCTCTGGCTTGCGCTGTCGCTGGTCTCGATGCTGATCGCGCTGTATTGGACCGTTCGGGCCTGGTTCCGGCGCTGGACCACCGAGACCGACGTCACCAATTTCCGGGTGGTGCACAAGGAGGGATTCATCCAGCGCCGCACCTTCGAGATGAATCTCGACAAGGTGGAGAGCGTGGACGTGACCCAGAGCATTCCGGGGCGGCTGTTAAATTACGGCGACGTACTGATCCGCGGCGTCGGTGAGGGCGACAAGGATATCCGTATGATCGGTTCACCCCTGCAGTTCCGCAACCACATCACGGTGCGATAG
- the prfA gene encoding peptide chain release factor 1, whose translation MLPDQKLDILLARHATLEAELLGQVGAETYVRATRELAELTPVVDAVKAYRAAQAEIKDIDALIADPTTDREMRQLAESERPALEEKSGALEQQIRIALLPKDAMDDRNVVLEIRAGTGGDEASLFAGDLFRMYERFAALQGWKTEVISASEGTVGGFKEIIAEIEGRGAYAKLKFESGVHRVQRVPDTETQGRIHTSAATVAVLPEAEDVDVAIKDADLRIETMRAGGAGGQHVNKTESAIRITHIPTGIVVTMQDSRSQHKNRASAMNILRSRIYDAERQRMNAARSAERRGQVGSGDRSERIRTYNFPQGRVTDHRINLTLYKLPDVISGVALHELTDALTTEHQAALLAAEGAAA comes from the coding sequence ATGCTTCCCGACCAAAAACTCGACATCCTGCTGGCGCGCCATGCGACGCTCGAGGCTGAACTGCTCGGGCAGGTCGGCGCCGAGACCTATGTGCGGGCGACGCGCGAGTTGGCCGAACTGACGCCGGTGGTCGATGCCGTGAAGGCCTATCGGGCGGCGCAGGCGGAGATCAAGGACATCGACGCGCTGATCGCCGATCCCACGACCGACCGCGAGATGCGTCAGCTCGCCGAAAGCGAGCGGCCCGCGCTCGAAGAAAAGAGCGGCGCGCTCGAACAGCAGATCCGCATCGCACTGCTGCCGAAGGATGCGATGGACGATCGCAACGTCGTGCTCGAAATCCGTGCCGGCACTGGCGGCGACGAAGCCTCGCTGTTCGCCGGCGACTTGTTCCGCATGTACGAGCGCTTCGCGGCGCTGCAGGGCTGGAAGACGGAGGTGATCTCGGCCAGCGAAGGCACCGTCGGCGGCTTCAAGGAAATCATCGCTGAGATCGAAGGCCGCGGCGCCTACGCCAAGCTGAAGTTCGAATCCGGCGTGCATCGCGTGCAACGCGTGCCCGACACCGAGACGCAGGGCCGGATCCATACCTCCGCGGCGACGGTAGCCGTGCTGCCCGAGGCTGAAGATGTCGATGTAGCGATCAAGGACGCCGATTTGAGGATCGAGACGATGCGAGCGGGCGGCGCTGGCGGCCAGCACGTCAACAAGACCGAGTCGGCGATCCGCATCACCCATATCCCGACCGGCATCGTGGTGACGATGCAGGACAGCCGTTCGCAGCACAAGAACAGGGCGTCGGCGATGAACATCCTGCGGTCGCGAATCTATGATGCCGAGCGCCAGCGTATGAATGCCGCGCGCTCCGCCGAACGGCGCGGCCAGGTCGGCTCCGGCGATCGCTCCGAGCGCATCCGCACTTACAATTTTCCACAGGGCCGCGTCACCGATCACCGTATCAACCTGACGCTCTACAAGCTGCCGGACGTCATCTCCGGCGTGGCGCTGCACGAACTGACCGACGCGCTCACCACCGAGCATCAGGCTGCACTGCTTGCGGCCGAAGGCGCGGCGGCGTGA
- the ptsP gene encoding phosphoenolpyruvate--protein phosphotransferase, which produces MRSASGGPRVLLRRLREVMAEKVSAQDRLDKIVVLIAANMVAEVCSTYVLRHDGTLELYATEGLNREAVHQTVLNADEGLVGLVASDANALNLSDAQSHPAFSYRPETGEEIYHSFLGVPILRAGTTLGVLVVQNRAHRTYVEEEVEALQTTAMVLAEMIASGELSALAKPGAEPAARHGIHLEGSILSDGIALGHVVLHEPRVVITNYIAEDVPKELKRLDTALAKLRADLDRMLERGDVADGGEHRDVLEAYRMFANDHGWSRRLSDAVATGITAEAAVERVQSDTRARMLRSTDPYLRERLHDLEDLGHRLMRQLMGHDHAPSREQLPDNAILIARSMGPAALLDYDRKRLRGLVLEEGTANSHVAIVARALGIPAIGEVENAVGIADPGDAIIVDGTSGSIYIRPTAEIEAAYAERVRFRARRQAQYLALRDKPCVSKDGQKIELLLNAGLAIDLPHIEDTGCSGIGLFRTELQFMVGQSLPRSNEQLALYRSVLDAAGDKPVTFRTLDIGGDKALPYMETIAEENPALGWRAIRLGLDRPGLLRSQIRALLRAAGGRAVKIMFPMISEVTEFDQAKLVVERELTYLRQHGHSLPERVDVGTMVEVPALLYQLDELLERVDFLSVGSNDLFQFMFAVDRGNSKVSDRFDTHSAPILRALRDIAAKANAAKVPISLCGEMASQPLGALALLSMGYRSLSLSATAHGPVKAMILELDIGKAESLMAELLQAPSGSVSIKEKLKDFAEKEGLPL; this is translated from the coding sequence ATGCGGAGCGCTTCGGGAGGACCACGCGTCTTGCTACGACGTCTCCGCGAAGTCATGGCGGAGAAGGTCTCGGCGCAGGATCGGCTGGACAAGATCGTCGTGCTGATCGCCGCGAACATGGTGGCCGAGGTGTGCTCCACCTATGTCCTGCGCCACGACGGTACGTTGGAGCTCTATGCCACCGAAGGTCTGAACCGGGAAGCCGTCCACCAGACCGTGCTAAACGCCGATGAAGGCCTGGTCGGCCTGGTCGCGAGCGACGCGAACGCGCTCAACCTGTCCGATGCGCAAAGCCATCCGGCCTTCTCCTATCGGCCAGAGACCGGCGAAGAAATCTACCACTCGTTCCTTGGCGTGCCGATCCTGCGCGCGGGCACCACCCTCGGCGTGCTGGTGGTGCAGAATCGCGCCCACCGCACCTATGTCGAGGAGGAGGTGGAGGCGCTGCAGACCACCGCCATGGTGCTGGCGGAGATGATCGCCTCGGGTGAACTGTCTGCCCTGGCGAAGCCCGGCGCGGAGCCCGCGGCCCGGCATGGCATCCACCTCGAAGGATCGATCCTCTCTGATGGCATCGCGCTCGGCCATGTGGTGCTGCATGAGCCGCGCGTCGTCATCACCAATTACATCGCCGAGGATGTGCCGAAGGAGTTGAAGCGGCTCGACACGGCGCTGGCCAAGCTGCGCGCCGATCTCGACCGCATGCTGGAGCGAGGCGATGTCGCCGACGGCGGCGAGCACCGCGACGTGCTCGAAGCCTACCGCATGTTCGCTAACGACCATGGCTGGTCACGACGCCTGTCGGATGCGGTGGCGACGGGCATCACTGCGGAAGCGGCCGTCGAGCGCGTGCAGTCCGACACTCGCGCGCGCATGCTGCGCTCCACCGACCCATATCTGCGCGAGCGGCTGCACGACCTGGAAGACCTCGGCCATCGGCTGATGCGCCAGCTGATGGGCCACGACCACGCGCCCTCACGCGAGCAACTGCCCGACAATGCGATCCTGATCGCACGCTCGATGGGCCCGGCGGCGCTGCTCGACTATGATCGCAAGCGCCTGCGCGGCCTGGTGCTGGAGGAAGGCACCGCCAACTCGCATGTCGCGATCGTCGCCCGGGCGCTTGGCATCCCGGCGATCGGCGAGGTCGAGAACGCCGTCGGCATCGCCGATCCCGGCGACGCGATCATCGTCGACGGAACCTCGGGCTCGATCTACATCCGCCCGACGGCGGAGATCGAAGCCGCCTATGCCGAGCGCGTGCGCTTCCGCGCGCGGCGACAGGCGCAATATCTCGCGCTGCGCGACAAGCCGTGCGTCAGCAAGGACGGGCAGAAGATCGAACTGCTGCTGAATGCCGGCCTCGCCATCGACCTGCCGCACATCGAGGACACCGGCTGCAGCGGCATCGGCCTGTTCCGCACCGAACTGCAGTTCATGGTGGGACAGAGCCTGCCGCGCTCCAATGAGCAGCTCGCGCTCTATCGCAGCGTGCTTGACGCCGCAGGCGACAAGCCGGTCACTTTCCGCACCCTCGACATCGGCGGCGACAAGGCCCTGCCCTATATGGAGACGATTGCGGAGGAAAACCCCGCGCTCGGCTGGCGCGCGATCCGGCTCGGGCTCGACCGGCCTGGCCTGCTGCGCAGCCAGATACGCGCGCTGCTGCGCGCTGCGGGCGGCCGTGCCGTGAAAATCATGTTCCCGATGATCAGCGAGGTCACCGAATTCGACCAGGCAAAGCTGGTGGTCGAGCGCGAACTCACCTATCTGCGCCAGCACGGCCATAGCCTGCCCGAGCGGGTGGATGTCGGCACTATGGTCGAAGTGCCCGCGCTGCTCTATCAGCTCGACGAGTTGCTGGAGCGGGTGGATTTCCTGTCGGTCGGCTCCAACGACCTGTTTCAGTTCATGTTCGCGGTCGACCGCGGCAACAGCAAGGTCTCCGATCGTTTCGACACCCATTCGGCACCGATCCTGCGCGCGCTTCGCGACATCGCCGCGAAGGCGAACGCCGCCAAGGTGCCGATCTCGCTGTGCGGCGAGATGGCCTCGCAACCGCTCGGCGCGCTGGCGCTGCTGTCGATGGGCTATCGCTCGCTGTCGCTCTCGGCCACCGCACACGGCCCGGTCAAGGCGATGATCCTCGAACTCGACATCGGCAAGGCCGAAAGCCTGATGGCGGAGCTGCTGCAGGCCCCGTCCGGCAGCGTCTCCATCAAGGAGAAGCTGAAAGATTTCGCCGAGAAGGAAGGCCTTCCACTCTGA
- a CDS encoding aspartate kinase: MSRLVMKFGGTSVANIERIRNVAQHVKREVDAGHEVAVVVSAMSGKTNELVGWATETSALHDAREYDAIVASGEQVTSGLLAIALQSLGVQARSWQGWQIPIRTSDAHGSARILDIDGSELIKRFKARKEVAVIAGFQGINAETGRITTLGRGGSDTSAVAIAAAIQADRCDIYTDVDGVYTTDPRVVPKARRLDKVAFEEMLELASQGAKVLQVRSVELGMVHNVRVFVRSSFDKPEDIDPHSSHPPGTLICSEEEIVEQQVVTGIAFSKDEAQISVRHVQDKPGVAAAIFGPLAEASINVDMIVQNVSEDGKFTDLTFTVPAADYNRAKETITKAKDAIGYARLDSATDVAKVSVIGIGMRSHAGVAAQAFKALSDRNINIRAITTSEIKFSLLIDTAYTELAVRTLHTLYGLDQA, translated from the coding sequence ATGAGCCGACTCGTCATGAAATTCGGCGGAACGTCCGTCGCCAATATCGAGCGCATCCGCAATGTTGCGCAGCACGTCAAGCGCGAGGTCGACGCCGGCCATGAGGTCGCGGTGGTGGTCTCGGCGATGTCCGGCAAGACCAACGAGCTGGTCGGCTGGGCGACGGAAACGTCGGCCTTGCACGACGCCCGCGAATACGACGCCATCGTCGCCTCCGGCGAGCAGGTCACCTCCGGCCTGCTGGCGATCGCGCTGCAATCGCTCGGCGTCCAGGCGCGCTCCTGGCAGGGCTGGCAGATCCCGATCCGGACCAGCGACGCGCACGGCTCCGCCCGCATCCTCGATATCGACGGCTCGGAGCTGATCAAGCGGTTCAAGGCGCGCAAGGAGGTCGCGGTGATCGCGGGCTTCCAGGGCATCAATGCCGAGACCGGCCGCATCACCACCCTCGGCCGCGGGGGTTCCGATACGTCCGCGGTGGCGATCGCAGCCGCGATTCAGGCCGACCGCTGCGACATCTACACCGACGTCGATGGCGTCTACACCACCGATCCGCGCGTCGTGCCGAAGGCCAGACGGCTGGACAAGGTCGCGTTCGAGGAGATGCTCGAGCTGGCCTCGCAGGGCGCCAAGGTGCTGCAGGTGCGCTCGGTCGAACTCGGCATGGTGCATAATGTGCGCGTCTTCGTGCGCTCCAGCTTCGACAAGCCCGAAGATATCGATCCCCATTCAAGTCATCCGCCCGGCACGCTGATCTGCAGCGAGGAGGAAATCGTGGAACAACAAGTCGTCACCGGCATCGCCTTCTCCAAGGACGAAGCGCAGATTTCCGTGCGTCACGTGCAGGACAAGCCGGGCGTCGCGGCGGCGATCTTCGGGCCGCTGGCGGAGGCCAGCATCAACGTCGACATGATCGTGCAGAACGTCTCCGAGGACGGCAAGTTCACCGACCTGACCTTCACGGTTCCCGCCGCCGACTACAACCGCGCCAAGGAGACCATCACCAAGGCCAAGGACGCGATCGGCTATGCGCGGCTCGACAGCGCCACGGATGTCGCCAAGGTGTCGGTGATCGGCATCGGCATGCGCAGCCATGCCGGCGTCGCGGCCCAGGCCTTCAAGGCCCTGTCGGACCGCAATATCAACATCCGCGCCATCACCACGTCCGAGATCAAATTCTCGCTGCTGATCGACACCGCCTACACCGAGCTTGCGGTCCGTACTCTGCACACTCTTTACGGGCTCGACCAGGCCTGA